The genomic segment CAGTTTATCATTTTATCAGATTCTCAGATACTTGAAAAGTAAATCAGGCGAGAAGTAGTGTTGAGGTAGAATTTAGGGTTATGGCTAATGGAGTTTCTGAAATGTTATGGCTGGAGAGAATTCTTGAAGAGATGCGAATGCCTGTGAATATGCCAATAAAGTTGTATTGTGACAACAAAGTGGTTATAAGTATTGCACATAATCCAGTAAAACATGATCATTGTACAAGGCATGTAGAGATTGacaaacacttcaaaaaaaaagattgatagtGGAGTTCGGTTCATGCATTTTGTTCCTACTACCCAACAAATAGTTGATATCTTCACCAAGGACTTTTTAGACCTAGATTTGAGCTTTGTAAGCAAGTTGGGCATGATAAATATCTATGCCCCAACTTAGGAGGGGGTGTTAGATTTATAGGAAATAAAATAGGAcatgatattgaaaataaaatatggaaTTACTGTTTCAGATTTTTTGGAGTTTATGTTTCCTTTTCGAGCCTAGAAATCTgctctttattttttgatttcctAATTTTGTGGCCTTCCTGATTTGGTGGCTTCCTCTGCTATTTATCTTGTAACCAGAATTATtgaaagaataagaaagaaaattcttcttcttccaaaaACCTacacaataaaacttttaaaagccaaaggaaatatcaaagaaaaagacagaaaaaaaaaaaaaaaaccaagctgcATATACACTTCACACTTGCATGAAAAATTTTTACTTCCAGGTCACCTACTTAACACTGCAATTTAGTTCTAGAAAAACACATGCAACGAATTTTATGTCATAAAGCACATAAAGCAAAAGCATAAGAAGTAACCAGCACAGCtaccattaaagaaaaaaagataaacattGAATCCCAAATGGAACTAGAAATGTATTCGAATAGGAAATTTGACTCACCAGCTTTGGTATTAATGCAGCTAATGAGCTAACAGCAAATGAGGATAATGCCCCAAGACCTACTAAAGTGTTCATATTTGGAGCCCCCTTAGAAAGGCTTTTAACACCATCAAGAATAAGTTGACGCCCAGGACCAAGCAATGTAAACAAAGACAAAGACACATGGAATCCTACAGAATGAAACACATGGATCCATGGAGGCTTAGCggtaaaaatatgagaaacatGACCAAGGAGGCATACAGCACAGAGAGCACAAGAGACAGCAAGCTGATGACCTACAAAAAAGAGCAATGAGCATGATTTCTTGATAGATGAATCATCAGcatataaagttttaacaaaatttttaatcTCTGCAGTAATGTGTATGAGGATATTTACTGCTTTCTTTTAGGCGATCACGCTTTTcatccattttcttttcaaaaattttgaagaaattctGCCTTCCAGCATCTGTACATAAACAACCATTCAAGCAGCAAGGATGTTAAGCGTATTCCACAACAAGGGTAGAAACATGTTAAGCAAATGAATAACAAAACCAATCCTCATAATGGAGATTAAAGGCTATCGAAATTAATAAGTCTATACATCAAGCTCTGAGTTGGCTTAAAAACTTGGTCACTTGAAAAATAGCAGCAATGTATGGAACTTGGAACTCGTTTCATCAGATTGGAACCTAAAAGGCAACGAGGCAGAAAGTGTAGGATTCATTACTTatcaataaaaagatttatcaTGTGCCGTTTATTAATAAACTTAttagcaaaagaaaaacaaaagcccAAAAAAGGACTAGTGCACCCTGTACAAGCAAAGTATGAGCAcctacattaaattaaaaaataataataataataacgaaGCAGATTCTTATCCTCAAGCATCAAAAGACAGTTGAAAGAATCCCCTAAAAAATCACATTACTGAATCTACAAACCCACAGAACAATTTAGTCAGTATCATGTTACACTTTACTAGTACTTACTCATAAGGATATCCTCTCCAGAAGCTCTTGCATTTTTCTCTAACCCAAACCAGACACCCCTCTCAAATAAACTAGCATAAACTGAACTAGACCAAATGGTGAAAGAAACATTTCCCCTATTTCTCTGGCCACTGCACGATGACCAAGTAACTCATCAACTGATTCTACAGAATTATAAATGTACTACACCAATTCAGTATAAACTTTTTCATCTGTGAAAATTTTGCACATGTTGAAATATGAGAAGAGATCTTTGTCcacaccaaaaacagaaaaaggaaaagcaGTCTGCCATGCTAATCTTCCAATGGAACATACTGCCTTCATAAATACAATACACAGTGATGAGATTTAACCTCAAAgcaaccattttttttgttaggccAATAATATAGCATATCTTCCCTGAGGCAGCACCACAGTGATAAATGGAAACAGAAGCATCCACCATTAGGTAAGACATGCTATATTACGAAGTATACTATTCTCTCAATTAtcctaaataaatttaacaaggaTATCAAATTTCCAAGCACTTTTACATGACATTTAAATGATAGCAAGAGAGTGGATGGGTCACAATGTCTATGAAATCTGTAATGTATAAACCAACAAATTAAAGGGTCTCTAAAAAATTACATAGTATTAGAGAAGAGAGAGATAAGAAACACTTAGCATCCTTATCTTGAGTTAAGAAGATGCAATCAACTAAAGAACCACAATAACATATCAATGGACAAGAAGGTGCGGTCTTAAGATCAAACCGTtgtagtgaaaaataaaatttatagctCCAAAACATCTAAACATCACAAGCAGAAAATCACAAGTTGTTTAAAGCTCAACTGAAGACGGGGTGAGGAAAATGTAGACATAGTGCTTAGTAGTTTGTTCAGATTTATATTCTAACTCTAGGAATCCATGCATTTGTTTACAGACTTTGTCTAGTGACTGTAAGAAAATACTGTTTGCAATCTCATTTTCTGGACATGCTCACAAAAATTGTTTGACAAGTAATCTATAATCCCcctattacaataaaaataagcCATATCTAAAACAACAGTGGAAGTGAAAAGAACGATTCAATTCCCTAAACCAAAATTTTTACCATATTCAGCAATGACAACCATGaacaaattatttgtttttattaccaGTCATAATCCAACTAGGCAGCATAATCAAACGAGATGATGTACTACTAAATCTTATTACTATACACAGATAATAAGTGCAAGGAAAACACTCCATGAACCTAGCAACCTAGACCACAttctcaaaaacaaacaatgaagCGGAATTCAATGAGTTCTTTACAAGgctaaactaaattaaaagttatactTCCATTGGCTACAATGTAAAACTGCACTTTTACAAACTATAAAACAACTAACTAGGCCAATGAAAGGCTGATGCCTGGCATTTAACATTGCTGAATAGCTACAAAAAAGCATATTCATCAACTGAAAACATTTACGAGATGTCTGCTTTTATGAAAATTTGTTCAAAGTTCTTAAAAAGTTACTATGAACAAAGATGCTTGCTTGCCTACTGCGTCTTAAAATTGGTTTTGGTATATTTATGTTCTAAATAACCCAATGGAAATTGTTTTGTCAGTGACTCCAAAGGTGCTTCCAGAGaagtgataataaaaacaagtttttaaaagcaaagagaagaaaagattaCTCAAAagattgttttgtgtttcattaGCATGATTAGGAATACAAAAAACTGAAATAGAACAAAATATGGCCACAATATTCTGTACCGATAGACATCTAAGAGCTGTGGTGGCATATAGAATCAGGCAGATAAACTTTCTGACaaagtaaaaaatcatataatgaaCGTGATCGAAGTTCCCAGATACACAACTAATGCTTTGCAAGATACAAGGAGAATTGTATCAGACTTTGCAAAGTAACAAAAATACAAGGCAGTGAACTTTCCCTCTAATTCTGTAAAATACAGTAATACACCATGTTCCCAGAATAGCACACATGATCACTGCCATGTCACTTTCTCTTGCACGTGAATACAATCAACCTTTATAAATGAATATCCAAGTCTCTCAATGTTAGTTAAATCAATGACAAATTCAGATTGTGCGATAACAAATCCTCCAAAACAAATGTCTCCCAAGCACCagaatttttctctcttcaacCAATCCACCACAAGCTGTTGAGATTTACCTATTGAAGGGAGAaatcataatattaattaatacttCTATAAGTGTCCTTTCTAATCCAATATAATGGAGAAGATTTTTGTAAGATTCTTCTGAAGCAAGCAAGTCACCGTGAAATTGAAACTTGATGAATTAGTGACATACCATAAAGAATTATGGTCGCTCCTCACAAGAAATCTTTAGCATTTCTACATTGAAATATCTCCTTCGGTAGCTCCCTGACCTGCCACTAGCCCACCAAACTTCACATAAATCATACTGAAACTCTGGAAGCATGGGAGTGTCACTCTGCGTTAAGATTTCAGGGTCTTCCTGCATTATTTAGGCAACCTCTCGCTGGTATGGTAAGTTTAGTCCTATATCAGTTTGGGAAGCTACTTTAAAATGCTTGGTCTGATTTTTATCGACCAAATGGACAATTGGCTGTTTCAAAGAGTGGAATATTCAGTGTTCACTTTTTTGCACGTTATCCACAAGcaagaaaaactaatttaatattacttcttgattgatttcttgattattatttttttgtgttctcTTGTTTTTCCTGTCAAAGGCAATCAATCTCTCATTTGTTATCTTGAGCACTTGGGTGATACCAAAGTATTAGAATCTCAAACGCCATATGCAAGCATGTGAGAAATACCGCAAAATTAAAGTAACATCAATAATCTAATAGTGACAGCGCTGATTAATCTGTAACAATCACGGAATGCACGAAAGGGGCAAAGTAAATATATTCAATAGCTCATTACACATCTCAACTAGAGGGAGGAGTCTAATCacaacaataatgatgatgacCACTACAATGATGGTGATGTGATGGTTTACCTCGAAGGTTAGACATGAAACCACAACTGGTCAGATGCTTTGCAAGTGCCTCGCCGAGCTCTTTCTGCCAGTTGGGTACAACTTTTGCTTCAGATACTGGCCACACTATTGCAGTCTCTGTAGCGAGATTGACACTAGCAGAAGATACTTGCGGCTGTCCATCAAAAGAACATAGATGatgattaaagaaaacaaattggaAGCAGAAAGGGGATGCACTGATTCTTTTTGTGCTTCGTGTctcaaatatttcataaattaaggATAATTCTGCCAAACTTCTTAAGAACCATCACTAAAAATACTTCTCCAACTGAGCTTTTTACTCACATTCCTAAGTTTTGTTTTGTAAGACATGCAAAtgaagcaacaaaaaaataatttcattgtccaaagaaaaaatcaaagaaaagaaaatggaatcTTACTTGACTTTCAAGTATTCTTTTGACACTAGCTGCACATCCCCCACACGTCATTCCCTGCCAGCACAGCAATGGtgttttagcttttcttttcttttccttttccccccCAAGAATCGTAAAATAGTAatgattatttgatataaaaacaaaaaccagagTTTGTTTTAGACTTCTTACTCCAACATCAAGTATGATAACGTCCGGCGACAGCGCCGAAACCTCCTCCGCGCCCACCGCTCCCGCAACCGAGTTCGACTCCGCGTCACCACCGTCCGATCCACCACCTCCTCCGCCGCTGCCAAACTCTCCGCCAcctccgccgccgccgccggACGAGGTCCCGAAGGACGCCGCGGAGCTGGAAACGCATTCCAAACGGCGACGTAGCAACGGGACCACCGTGCACAGAAAAGGAGACGAAGCAAGGGCGTCGTTGTTGTGCGAGCAGATGGAACTGAGTCGGAGAGTGCCGCGTTGGGACGAGGAGTGGCGGAGAAAGGAACGAGCATTGTGAGTGATGAAATGACGGTTGACTTTGGATAAGGTGAAGAGAGGCAATGCCGTCGCCGAGATAGCCAATGCAGAgtccatttttgaacaaaaTCTCTCTTCAGTCTTCTCTAACCCCCTCTCTATAATCTATATCTATGAATTACAGCTAGCGCTATCTGCACGTTTATTTCATTCATCTGGATTTGGACACGAGGCGATGCAGCCAGCACATTTTGACTGAAGTGGGAGTCTGGTCAAGATAGTATTGATTggtgtctttttatttattagcacGTGACATCCttatttattatcaaaataggctggattattaattaattcttagtATTTAttctcaggaaaaaaaaaaaaaaaaaggttctggGTTACCGTCCATGCTCGTCCTTTTGTGTTTAAATGTTCCCGGTAGAATATTGATATAATTctctttctaaaattaaaattaaaataataatgtttaatattataaaattattttgaaacgGGGTTtgcattgtatttttaaaaaatttaattttttttactaaaatttaatataatttgtatattttagatcgttttgatgtgctgatatcaaaaataatttttaaaaaataaaaaaatcattgacatgcatttcagtacgaaaagttatttgaaaagcaaccactatcTCACTGTCAAACATACTTTGTACTTAAGTTCACGTAATAGcttcaaaaaagaattaaaaaaaaagtaaaattaaaattaaattaaattaaaaaaaactaaataacatGTCAACACACTCTTATGTAGTATTTGgtatatcaaataatattaagtgaattgaatttaatttaatttggctTCGCTGCTCTTATATTTAGACTAGACTTGACAATTTATTATACTATGTGTTTTATAGATTTTGGACTAGATATAACATCATATTATAATAAACTCATGTTTTCTCTAGTGTTTGGAATGTAAATTATAACAagtattttaatctaaaaatattttttattttattttaatggataaatatattttttaagaaaatcattatcagagtttatttaaatattattttattttgaataaaatctaaaaaatatattaattaacacttatgttaataatgaattaactaatttaaaaaaaaaaaaaaaaaaacctcgtgTCTCATTTCTTCTCAGCCAAACGTCACCAAAATGAGAGTAAATAGGACAATAATGACTCTGTCTAGACTGCCTTTGACAGCACCCACTACATAATTGAATATTCTTTTAACAATAACAGCGAGACAAC from the Populus nigra chromosome 1, ddPopNigr1.1, whole genome shotgun sequence genome contains:
- the LOC133669649 gene encoding copper-transporting ATPase PAA1, chloroplastic-like isoform X3, which codes for MDSALAISATALPLFTLSKVNRHFITHNARSFLRHSSSQRGTLRLSSICSHNNDALASSPFLCTVVPLLRRRLECVSSSAASFGTSSGGGGGGGGEFGSGGGGGGSDGGDAESNSVAGAVGAEEVSALSPDVIILDVGGMTCGGCAASVKRILESQPQVSSASVNLATETAIVWPVSEAKVVPNWQKELGEALAKHLTSCGFMSNLRGQGATEGDISM
- the LOC133669649 gene encoding copper-transporting ATPase PAA1, chloroplastic-like isoform X2 encodes the protein MDSALAISATALPLFTLSKVNRHFITHNARSFLRHSSSQRGTLRLSSICSHNNDALASSPFLCTVVPLLRRRLECVSSSAASFGTSSGGGGGGGGEFGSGGGGGGSDGGDAESNSVAGAVGAEEVSALSPDVIILDVGGMTCGGCAASVKRILESQPQVSSASVNLATETAIVWPVSEAKVVPNWQKELGEALAKHLTSCGFMSNLRVAGQGATEGDISM
- the LOC133669649 gene encoding copper-transporting ATPase PAA1, chloroplastic-like isoform X4; translation: MDSALAISATALPLFTLSKVNRHFITHNARSFLRHSSSQRGTLRLSSICSHNNDALASSPFLCTVVPLLRRRLECVSSSAASFGTSSGGGGGGGGEFGSGGGGGGSDGGDAESNSVAGAVGAEEVSALSPDVIILDVGGMTCGGCAASVKRILESQPQVSSASVNLATETAIVWPVSEAKVVPNWQKELGEALAKHLTSCGFMSNLRANCPFGR